Part of the Desulfurobacterium pacificum genome, GAACGTTATTTCTCACTTTTCAAAAGAGGAGTTTGAAAACGTAGTTGCTTCAGAAGATGTAGAAACGCTTTCTTCCGTTCCCGGCTTGGGTAAAAAGCTTTCTCAAAGAATAATAGTTGAAATGAAAAATAGGATAGAAAAATCCCCCCACATCCCCCCCGACCTCTTAGAAATCCTCACATCTTTGGGCTATAAAAAGAGTGAAATAGTGAAGTCTCTCAAGGGTATTGATTTCAGCAAACCGATAGAACAGCTTGTAAAAGAAGCAGTTGCTATACTTTCTAAGAGATTAGCAGAATAGTTTTTACCTATTCAATTTAGAATATAATTTTCTCGCGTTGTTAGAACAAATCCGGAGTTGATTATGAAGATTTTAGACGTTGCCTTAAAGGCAGTTGAAGAAGCTTCTGAAATTTTGATGGAATACTTTGGAAAGCTTTCCTCTTTAGAGATTGAAGAAAAAAGCAAGAACGATTACGTCACGGAGGCTGACAAAAAATCAGAAATGATTATTATTAAGACTATACAGGGCTACTTCCCCCAACATACTATAATTGCAGAGGAAAGTGGCGGGAAAGAAGGAAACGAGTGGAAGTGGTATATAGACCCGCTTGATGGAACGAAGAACTTTATTCACGGTTTGCCGGTTTTTTGCGTTTCCATTGGTGTAGAGAGAGGCGATGAAATGGTAGCTGCTGTAATAGGAGCGCCGGCGTTAGGGGAAATTTACGTGGCGGAGAAAGGTTCAGGCGCTTACTGTAACGATAAGAGAATAAAGGTCAGCAGTAGACCTTTTGATGAGGCGCTTGTAGCAACGGGATTCCCTTTTAGAGGTAAAGATTTGTTGGAAGATTATTTGGTGTGTTTTAAAGAGGTGTTTTTAAAAGTTTCAGGCGTCAGGAGATGTGGTTCTGCAGCTATGGATTTGGCTTACACTGCTAAGGGAGTGTTTGATGGCTTCTGGGAGATGTCCCTTCATCCATGGGATATAGCAGCTGGCGTTTTACTTGTTGAAGAAGCTGGCGGCGTTGTCAGTGATTTTAAAGGTGAAAAAGGATATTTAAAAAGCGGTAACATAATAGGAGCTTCTAAGAGCGCTTATGCCGGGCTTTACGAGATTGTAAACAGGCACTTAGGAGAGAAATAGGAGGATGTTGTGATGGAAATTGAAGAGCTTGTTGCTGAATTACCGCCGGATTTACGTCAGGAAGTTATTGATTTCATAGAGTTTTTGCTTGAAAAAAGGAAACAAATGGAAAGAAAAACGGTTAATGAGTTATCTGCATTTGCTGGTATTTTAGAGAGCTTACCTGTTGAGCCTTTAGAATATCAAGAAAAAGTTAGAAATGAATGGGAATAATGAAAAGGAATAGGTTACTTTTAGATACTAATGCTGTGCTTTACTTCCTTTCCGATAGGAGTATTTCTGCTTTAAAGGAGGCTTTTTCTATTTCTTTTGTGACAGAAATTGAGTTGCTATCATATCCTTATATGAAAACTTCAGAAGAAATAAAAATAAAGGAATTCCTTGATATTGTAAAGATTGTTGA contains:
- a CDS encoding inositol monophosphatase family protein, which translates into the protein MKILDVALKAVEEASEILMEYFGKLSSLEIEEKSKNDYVTEADKKSEMIIIKTIQGYFPQHTIIAEESGGKEGNEWKWYIDPLDGTKNFIHGLPVFCVSIGVERGDEMVAAVIGAPALGEIYVAEKGSGAYCNDKRIKVSSRPFDEALVATGFPFRGKDLLEDYLVCFKEVFLKVSGVRRCGSAAMDLAYTAKGVFDGFWEMSLHPWDIAAGVLLVEEAGGVVSDFKGEKGYLKSGNIIGASKSAYAGLYEIVNRHLGEK
- a CDS encoding DUF2281 domain-containing protein, which encodes MEIEELVAELPPDLRQEVIDFIEFLLEKRKQMERKTVNELSAFAGILESLPVEPLEYQEKVRNEWE
- the ruvA gene encoding Holliday junction branch migration protein RuvA — its product is MIDYLKGKVWENYGDSISVLCGNIGYKVYVPIKLLTSVKKGDDVELYVHFTMPKEGSPVLYGFQTLEERNLFETLLKIHGVGAKVALNVISHFSKEEFENVVASEDVETLSSVPGLGKKLSQRIIVEMKNRIEKSPHIPPDLLEILTSLGYKKSEIVKSLKGIDFSKPIEQLVKEAVAILSKRLAE